The genomic window AGATGCTAGTATTTTCTTTCTTGAAATTCTCCTTATCTGGCATTCAGTTGTAGATCTAGATTGAAAACATAATGCTTCTAAAATGAGCTCACAGCATAATTTTTTTGTGGATCCGCTGTATATGAGTTTAAAACCCATTGAATAAATGAAATCCTGAGGACGTGTGAGTGAACTCTTTTGGTAGAGGCTTGGGTTGCTATTAGATATATGCTGTGCAGGGTCACTTTAAGCTGAAGTCATTCGAAATTCTTTTTTAGCTGCCTGGGGCTGGGGGTACCTAATTCCCATCAAAACTAATCAACATATTACTTTTGAATGCCAATTGGAAATCTAAGCGCAAATTTCTTCTCTTATTCCCCCAAATTTCAGCACTTACAAAGCATCAGATGTCCTAACATTTCAACTGGGACCTACTTAATCATGGCCCACCAAAAAAATTGGTTGATGCTAAACAGGGCTCTATGATCATCTTGTGCCTAGTTTTTCCTAGCAGACCTTGGAGATTCAGTTCCaagaaaaacaaagaaataaAAAAAGTTTACACACGAAACTGAAGTAAGATTGTAGGCAATAGAGGGTAGGCTTAGTTTTGATGGCCATCATTACACCTCCACTATGTAGGCGGGAAGAACCCCTTGAGTTTAAAAGGCAAAGTGTAGAATCCTTCATTTCGGTTGTCGCCTCTAAATGTTCTGAATTTTACCCACCAAGGCATTCCTCGATTTTTCTTGGACTTCTCCAAATCCAGTCTGTTGTCAAGAACCCCTGCAACAATAAGCCCTATTGTCGGTGGTGAactggggatgagaatattgtgTTCAAGAATGCATTGAACTGCACAAGAAATATGTAAATCGAATAAACCATTCATTTCATGAAGGTAGGAAAGAAAAAAGAGTGATTAAAAGTTCAGGTGCTTATTTTTCTTGCAAATTAATAAGATAATTCTGCAAGCCGATAAATTAGTTTTTTCATATACTTCTAAAGGTAGTGGTTTGTCTTCACATTTGATTCTATCTGAAAACCTCAGAAAAAGATTCTGGGTTTATCCACAAAATTGCATGAGGTCCAACAAAATCCAGTCACCAAGATTCATTTCTAAATTGAGCTTCCTTGCAATACAAGGATCCTATTTGAAGAGTTGAATACTCGTAGAAGAACTGAGGAATGGACATTCCAAGAGAGATAATCGAACTATGAAAAGATTTCTCATGGAGTTTATGTTAGTGAACTGTAGAAATGATAGACCAAATGCACCTGCGGAAGGAAATGGAAGCACTATAATACAAAACAAGTTACTATCAGAGTTTTTGTTGGCTTAAATTAAAATCTTACCTACGAGACCAAACAGAACACAATATAATGCAGCAAACAAAGGAAAGGGAATAGATGCTAAAACAGCTCCAAATTGCCCTGCAAAATTGACAAATTGCTTTTTGTATTAAGATAAAACAATTTAAAAACGAAAGCATATTACTGTAACAAAATTGACaatttgttttttgttttgttttgttgcAAAACTGATTAGAAGCAATCTTATGTATATCATGAGTTAAATATAAATCTAACTGGGGAATCTAATAGCTGTTAATTCCATAAAAGTTCATTTTAAATATCAGTTTCTTATTAAAAGCAACAAATTCAGCATCGATAGATCCACTAACATGAGACAAAGTTGTAGTATAAGCAATTACTTGTTTCCGCACAACTCCAAAAATGAAAATTTAGAACAGTAAAATTTATTACAGGAGAGAAGGTTGATGAAAATTGGATGTGAAAACCAGTTTGTCATTGTAGAGCGTAAACTTGTACCTGATCTTACAGTTGTTTTACTATGAATGTGCTGTAATCATGTTCCTCTTTGTAtcagattcatcaagtggttCATGATCTCAGATTCCCAAACTATAAGAGCACATTCAAACGATCAAGTTGTATAGACAATAGTAAAACACTTGCATTTCCTCAAGTATTCACCATTTGTCTTATGAGATATCCAAGTAGACAATACAAGAAGTTACAAGCTCCGATGGACTCAATGCTGTACCTTCAGTCACATTTTTTTTTATCATAATACAACTTAAACAGGTTGTTGTCAGATATCTTGAGATAGTAAGTGGTTTACAATAGTATAGAATGTCATACAAAATGTACACTTACCTTGATACCTTTGGTGGTATTTGAGATACAGCAAGCCCTTGCCCAATGTCCAAACCTTCTGGAGATCATGATCTACTCTGATGTTCAAACATCTTTTAAAACCTTTACTGAAATGGCTGAAAACAATTACAAGATTCATAATCTCTAAAATCGCCTCTATATTTAAAAATTGCAACAGCGAGCTTGATTCCTGACCAATTTGTTCCATAAACATATCATTTGATTTGCCATTGGCAATGAGCTGTATACTGATTTTCCAGGCACCCGTACTGACAAAATTTCCAACTGTAGGAGTATTGGACTGGTGTTGAACTGTTGAATTGTTCAAGTTCAACCCACATTCCCATGCTCACATCCTCCATCTTAAAAGCTATATATCATCGGTAACAGTAACTTAAAATTTAGCTCTCTGGTTACAAACCTTTAGGTTATGATTGACATGAGAAATGATATAATTCTTTAGAAATTAAATATCCAGGCCCATTAGCATATGGAGGAATGAGGATATACTTCTCACGAATATTCCTATTTAATAAGGAAGTATTCTTTAGCTATACAATGGCAAGAAGACTAAGGAATACTTTATGCGATCAATAATTTTATTCCGAAAAAATTAGAGGAGGACGAATTACCAGATATAAAATGTTCAAACATATTTTAAGTTGCCAAATATAAAATTCACATGTGAATCTGATTAACTCGTAACTGACAGCCTACTTACCAGTTACCGCTTCTAAGTGGTCGATGCAAGAGGTTGTGATTACCCATATAAAGTAGTCTTTTCCCAGAGACTTTTTCAAGTTCTTTCATAACAGTATCCACCCTTATACAGGTATCATCATTACACTTCAATACTTCATGATGTGAGTAGCTGTAGCATTTTGCACCTGCACATAAAATTTGACTATCTTGACTGATAACTTAAATGACTAATCCAGTCTGGTACCCTAGCTATGTGAAATGATTGACACAAAATCAAGGAAAAAAGAAGAAAGTGAAACATAACTTGCACCACTTTCACAAATAGCAATAGTTTTAAGTGCCACTAGCTCATAACAATCCATAAATGGCAGGATCACAATATCGTTAAAGTAAGCAGCTTCTTGTTTTAGAATTAAATTAAACTCTTTCCTTGGGTTCTGCAACATGAAATCTAAGATGAACTGAAGTCCCATATAGAATGCTATAGATATAGATTATGCACTTGAAAAGGgtttaatttcaaaaaataagaaaaaggTAAAAGATGCAAATCATATGTCAAGACTCGGGAGTTTTTTAAGCATTATAGCCAAAAACACGAGATCACTCTAGACCAATATCCAACATAAATTGACTATCTTCCAGCATCCAAAGTTTCAAATGCTACACTTAgcttttagaattaaaataaagttTAGAGGCTACTTTGCACAAAAAGTTAAACAAAGTTTACTGCTCTTCAACGGCATTACTTGCAGCATCTTGTCTGGATTACCATCATAAGCAAATAAAATTCTTGCATTACAGAACTAGTTTATTCGGAGAACAACAATTAGTAAGAGAACAACAGTATTCTCGTATTCCCTTATATTGCTCTAGCTCTACGCTGGTTGATTATGCTACTTATTAGAACAGATCCTTGTCTGAAGCTCACAAGGCCATGTATTGGATAGATGGCATGTCTTTTTTCATTTACTAAACACATCCTGGCACAGGTAAAAACTTGATATGGgacttttaaataaataaagaaaataacaaaatgATGTTATTTTAATAATTCAGTAGTTATTTCAATGTTAGGTATAAGAAGTTTAGACCATATGGAAAAAGATTATTAaatattttgttattttctttatttatttaaaagtcCCATATCAAAACTAAACTATTAAATATCAATACATGGTTAATAGACGTGAAAAAAAGTTAATTTTCAGCACTCTTGTAGATCTTTAATATATTCTCACAACCCAGTCTCGCTCTCACTGTAGCCTACTTATGTAACTAGAGCACACATATAATTCAGTGCTAATCATAAAGGTCATGTATGATGTAACTTCTTAAAAATATGTAATAAGATAAAAATCTACCTATGAATTATTATTAACATGATCTCCTTCTTTATTGCCACAAACCTCATGCCAAAACCAGTATTTGTTGACTTTTCTAATTTAACCATGATGCAACCTCAATCAAGCCTGACTGAAAATTATGTCATCTCTTTTTATTTGTTTTGCAACTAATATATTTTTTGATAAGTAGTTCAATCCTAATTCTTCTACATCTCTAAATTAGAAGGATAAATAATCTCCTTTATTATCTATCTTGCTAGCAAGGACAGTTTGAATATTTTTTTACTCAGTAACGATTAATAGACATCCCAAAAAAGATCTCAAATACTAAAAAAAGAACTTCAGTACAATAGTACTAATGCATTAACATTTTTAGGTGTTTACATGTACAGTGTAATTAAAAGGAGGGTTGTAATGAAAAATGAATGTGGGGGGGGGGGATACCAGTGCAACAAAGAAGCGAACTTCTACAGCTAAGGTTTTGATAGCTGAAGCTTACATCCAGTATTTTTTAACAGCCATGTGTTCCGCAAAGTGATTAGTAGCAGAGAGAACTCCGATAAAAAGTTGAATAGGAGTATAGGACAATTAGGTAAAGATTGAGATTTCCACTTCTGAGACATATCTAGAACTCCTTGAGGTAAAAAACTAGGATGCGATGTTGGGAGGGAGGTAGCAAAAACAGTATGAACATCAACGTTGCCTTTATTGCCAGTCCTGTTGCATCCTCCAATGTAAATCCCTTAAGCAAGAGGAAGTTTGAATTGAGGGGACATATTATATCCTACTTTAAGACACAAGAGAATGTAGATAACCACCTGGATAAAACACAAAATAGATGATTACTAAAATTGACAAACACAAAAAGAAAAATGTAAGTCAGATGTTTACAAGTAACAAATTAAACAGGTTGTTTTCATTACAAATAACAGTAAGTGGCATGTAATAACAAGTCTGATTTCTCATAATATTAAAAGAAACAGGGAATATGACAATGTGGCATGGGCACATGGCACATAATCTTACACCCTACGCCACACAATCCGTCAATTTACTACATCCATTGTCATCGCATAGAACGAAATTTGTAAAGTAAACAGTCATGAAGAAAATATCCATTCTCTAAGCATCATAAGTACACtaataaaatgattttctacATATAAGAAGCATACTGTCCGATAAGGAAACCAAATACACATCGCCCTCCAGTAATGACATGAAATCTATCAAGACTAGCACGTAAAGTCAAAACAAATATTTTCCCCTCCACATAAGGAAATGGTCAGGTTACTTCTGGTTTCTTCGCACTTCCTATAGATCTCTGAAACCAAGAAGTCATCCAGGACTCTTTATCTCTATTATCATTCCGCATCCATTATTCACATCTCAGATATCCATCAACTGAGGTAAGCAATCAATTATGAATGAACAGCTCAATAGGCATATTGCCAGAACATTATGTAGCAACATGAATATTTTAGTGAACTCATCAACTACACAGGCTATGATATTACCTGCAGTACAACACTATACATTCAGGGCCCTTATCGTCTATGCAGGACTTATATATAGAAATACTCCCCCCGTTCTATTTATTTGTCCATGAATAGAATTCCACGTtttatttaatcaaattaaataaacTGATAAATTCTTTTGTCCTGCCGCCCTACAATTTTCACCATTGCATGTAAACTAAAAATTTACAAAGGATCTAGAGTCGGAAATAAAATTGTGAGACAATATTGTCTTGTTGATGCCTCACTCCTCAGATCTTATTGACTTTCTTGCTAGGAACACTACGCAGTTGATTGTCCTACTTTAGAAACACCAGGAAATCCTATTCATTCAAAGAACTTGTTAACATTAAATGCATGGCCATGTGAATTTTCTAAGTACTTAATGCATGTAATCAGCCTCTCCAGGTGTGTGTCAACTTAGTAAAGGAATAGAAAGACCGTTGTTAATGATCAGAGGGGTGTAGTAAAGCACATGAATTTCAAAGATTCTTACCAAGCATGTCATCGTCACCCTTAGGCTGTATACCATCAAAGCATGACCATTCCCCATTGCATTCTATAACCTGTTGTGCTCAATTACTGGTAGACGCTCCAATCCCCTCTCAAGCGAGGATTCAGATGAAGAATCTTTGGTGGATCCTCCCCAACCACCGAATTTAAGCCTTGCAACTCAACCATGAACTATGAAACTGGAATAAAGGAATCATCAGTCCTCACTTTTGCTTGCCTGGGTAAATATTAGCGGTGAGCATATTTAGGCGTCCCCACTACTGTAATTGAAGAACCTGCAGCAAGCCCGCAAGGAAGGAACATAACTGAGTCGCCCTTAGCTAATTCTTCACCACTAGTTGATACCCATAAGGGGCAGGTCTCCTTCCTCCCCGCGAGTATTGAACTCTGCCCAACCTCCTTCCCTTCATAATTTCCTACTTATTTCCACAATTTTAAACATAAAGTCCATACCTCATCTGCCATACTTTCCAATACTGACAAATCATTTGTCCTATTCATCTGCCTCAACATTTCTCCCGTTATTCGACCATAATGATTCTTAAAAAGGCTTCATTGGTGGCACTCCACTACTCTCGTCTTCTACTAGTTTCCCCAGTAAATTCAGGCGCACAATTGCATTTTCATTATCCAAATTGTATCCTTAGTAACAGACCTCAACAATGGCGTGTTCAATATTTCTCTGGCATTAACATGCACACACTTGGAGCCTCGCAACCTACCACAGCTACCATTACAACTTAACATCCCCCATTCTAAAAAACATCAGTAAATTCGTAGCATATAAAGCAAGTACAATGCATCAATATCCAAAAGAAGATGATATAACTGAACCTCTTGACACTAAGTTATTCACTTTTAGACCTCTTCATCATCAAAAACCCCcccaaaaaacaaaaaaaaaacaagtaTTGCTCTTAATTAAATTCCAAGAATCACCCCCCTTGAACTAATTTTTTAAAAACCCATATCAGAAATATGAGAACCAACAATGCAATTCAACTCAAAATCTAACAAGTAGAAAATATGTACACTAACAAGCAGAAAAAGAGAGCATGTTACTTGAATCAACAGATAGCAAAACAAATTGCAACCCACTAGTCAAAATGCAATCTTTTTTGGATTGAACATGTTAAAATGGCATTCACAACCTCCAACTTTAATTAGACATAAGATTCAGACATAAGATCAGGGCCTTAATAGTACTCTTGAAATGTAcacttttaaaattgcatgtacACCCAACCTGGATAGATGATCTGGTATGAACATATTGGGCCTAGGCTATTTAATTTAAATCAATGTTTCCATGAACAAAAGAAGCAAGTGGGCCTTTAACTTTTTgaaaaaaatatgataattatgCGTTTGTGACTAGTTTATGATCGAACCATGGACTTCAAATAAAATAAGAGAAACGTGCATTTTAGCATGCAAAATGGAAAATTAATGGGCCTAGCTTgtaaacaattcaatatgattaTAAGAAACGGCAGAAGGCCCAATATGATTCAATTAAGATATGACCTTATACACATTTCAGAATATTTTAGTCATCTCCATATACTTTTTTTAATCTCTTAATAAATATGAGAtatttttgtgaataaaaatatTTTAGATGCTAACACAACTGTTTTGTAAGCTACACCGACCAGATAAAAATGACGCTAAGAATAGCCAAATTGGTCCATGTGTTTGCCCATACCATCTACCATGATTTATTGCCCCCCCGTCCCTACACGGCTACAATATTTACCCAACTCATTCCTTAATTAATATCTTTTTACTTCTTTGTCCTGCATATTTCCTGCATTGTACGAgacaaaaattaataaataaatagcAATAGTACTCagttgcaaaatattcaatatacaAGATGTATTCTTGTCACAGAACTTTATCTGTACAagtaattatatataaaatatagaAACAATAATCCCTAAATACATTTTTAGTAAAAATAAATGagattttaatatatttttaatgatagagttttcattttttaattaaatttcaTAATCATAAAAATATGTCATatagtcatattaaaaaaaaatctgTACTCACATAAATTAAGTAATTAGAAATTTGCTAGCATTAAGTCCTAAAATATGTAATTAAAAGATTGACTATGAAAAAACTCTAACCTCCGAAGTCCCACCTCCATATGCATATCACTTGATGTGTTTGGGGATGGTCCACAAATTTACGATAGATTCCAAGATAACTCGCTCCCTCTGCAGTAGTATTGATCTAGGGCATCATCTATATATTGTAGTCCCAAGTCAATTGACAATGTACCCGGTGGCGAACTAAGAAATTTAGAAAATTATGTGACTaatttatactatattataataaatgaaatattaaaaatttggtaatTGGTTGGTATACTCGAAAAATTAGTTAATTATCCTTacaaattaatataatattaacaTTGAAATTGGCTTTTATATATCCTATTAAATTGATTAATAAAATCAGCTTTTACATATCATATAAAATTGATTAGCATAAATACATATAGTGCAGTGTAGGTATAACATTACTAATCGTCATTAAATTTATTACAACTCTAATTCTACACACTTCTAGGAGCTATTGTTTACATGGACAAATTTATATCCACCCACCTATAAAATTAAGTGTAATCACTCAAAATTACTTACACAACTTGCTTAGATATAATTAAATCACGTAcaatatcttatttaaatacaagtttatttatttttaaattattttttaattttaacaaacttatttaacttaaaattaatatatttaaaagATATGGAACACATAAAAATTATCCATTAaaacaaatattaaaaataaCATGTGGATCGTACGGGCTATTGAAACAGTGTAACACAAAACTAAATTCAAAATAGGTAGGTAAAATGTCCTcgaaataaaaatataataagcAATATTCAACCGGTCTTAATCCAAATTATAATATTGATTAGGgttaaaatacaaataaaaaccaaatatagttagttggatttgtTACATGTGtctaaaatatattaataaatattcTTGACAcgatttaaaaaatattatattattaaactagactaaaataaaattaaaatttaaagaTAATTCGTTGGCCAATATAATGATATCGGGTTAAAATTTAATCTATATTCTCAAATTCATATCTGActctatattattctaatcgaTATTAAAGTCAACAtcttttttaaatttaaattttaattcatactTAGGTCAACTTCCTctatcaatttaaattttaattaatatcgGTCTATGCAGTATTCTAATCGATATTTAAGTTAACCTTTTAAATAGATGAAATATTAAAAGTATGGTCGGCGGGTTGGCTGGTCGGTCATTCGAATTTCAATTAATACTGAAGTCAACTTCATGTAAAGTTCAAATTCAAATTTATATCCAACTTTATTTTATTCTAATCCATTTTAAAGTCAACATCTTATTCCAATTTAAATGTAAATTGACAGTGAGATCAACTTCctctaccaatttaaattttaactaaTATTGAACTCTATATTATTTATAATCGGTATTTAAGTTAACCTCTAAtatcaatttaaattctaatttataTCGAGGTCTGTATTATTCAAATTGATGTTGAAATCAACTTATTCTactcattatatttttatttaattaaattctAAAAATGATATTTATTATACAaaccaatttaattattattattttaaaataatctacCATTTTCATGTAAACTAtatatagttagttggatttggtTGATATAGTGTGTTTcgagataaaataaaataataaatattattgatactgctaataaaattataatattgaatcgggctaaaataaaataattttaatctTCATTCAGGCTACAATCACATTATATAGTTGATGCaaactaaaacaaaattaaaatcaaaatataattcgACCAACTAAAATAAAATCCTTTCTGGTTAAAACAAAGTTATCATATTAATCCGGATCTAAAAAAATTATAATGATTTGATCGGTGTAATGAATCttggttaaaataaaataatataaattattaattcAAAGATAAAGAGAAGTTCCTCACAAATGAAAATGATTCATTTGTTTACTTATTAATCACATGTGATCCTTCTTAACAAGCATTTCTTGACAATTAAGACTGTTTGAATTGTTTTGTAAAATATCTTAACAATTGTTACATTCTCAATCGCTAATAAGGAAAAAGGTTGCTTAGTGATTAAAAAATCTTAAATTTTATACGGTATTGTATTTACTTTAATATTTATATATCatcaatataatatatataagaTTACCACTTTAGTTAATCAAGGATAGTCTTACAAGTTTGATCAAAAAGTTTTGTCATGATGTGTTAcgttatatttatatttaattattaaattattaaaatattgatttttagcCTGAATAAAAATTGTTTAagttatttattatgaatttgaATATTATAATTTCCATAAACTATTactctttttttaaataatttcttaaataaaaaaattcaattctaagtaaaaataaaatttcgttcagaaatttttaaatattttattaagtttatgTACCAAAAGTATTATTCATTCagaattcaaatattttaatcaCTCAAAAAAATTTACGattcagatttttttttattCAGATTTATCAAATAACCCCCTTATATCAATATTAAACATAATTTGTTACTATTGATCTAAACTAACTTTacttttaattaaaaaaatatgatCACAcgtaaaaatatgaataaaaatatatcaTTGAATGGATAACATTACTTTTTTAAATACCTCTTCTTAAAAAAGTCAtgaatatatattaatatatttatcattAAATCATGTCGTTTAAAATATTAAAGGAATAAAATTAAGAATTAAATTCAGAATAAAACTATAAAAAAATATGTAATATTATAAAAAGGTCGTGCATCGCACGAGGTTTTAGGCTAGTTAACTATTAAATCTTAAAAAACAAATAGTTACTTAATCAATTTATCTAAATTAAAGTCTAACTTTTTTCAAAAAGCAAATTAAAGTCTATCTATATTATTCGTGAATATAATCAATATTAAAGTTAGCATCTTATTTCGCTATAAtttaatagacgaaatattaaaaatttgttTAGTCAGTCGGTTATTCTAATTCCAATCGATAGTGATGTTAGCTTCATATATAAATTCATATTCAAATTCAAATTGATATCCAACTCTATATTATCATAATCGATATTAAATTCAATATTTTCTTCCAATtattatctatactatattgtaataaataaaacattaaaagtttggttgaTCGGTTTGTCTGTCGGTCATTTCTAATCCTAATTTATATTGAAGTTAATTTCgtaccaatttaaattctaattcaacTAAAATCTATATTATACTAATTGATGTTTAAGTCAAGTTTTTCTATCAATTTAATTAAATTCAAATTCATATTaagatatatattattttaattgatattgaagttAACTTACTTtacaaatataatttttatttaattaaattttgaAACAACCCTTAATATATCATATTAACATTAGTACTAACACACTAATATTTCCTATGCTAAACCACTAATAAAAATTCACTTTAATCTCTAATAAACTT from Apium graveolens cultivar Ventura unplaced genomic scaffold, ASM990537v1 ctg6297, whole genome shotgun sequence includes these protein-coding regions:
- the LOC141703167 gene encoding uncharacterized protein LOC141703167 isoform X2 yields the protein MSQKWKSQSLPNCPILLFNFLSEFSLLLITLRNTWLLKNTGCAKCYSYSHHEVLKCNDDTCIRVDTVMKELEKVSGKRLLYMGNHNLLHRPLRSGNCHFSKGFKRCLNIRVDHDLQKVWTLGKGLLYLKYHQRYQVWESEIMNHLMNLIQRGT
- the LOC141703167 gene encoding uncharacterized protein LOC141703167 isoform X1, translating into MSQKWKSQSLPNCPILLFNFLSEFSLLLITLRNTWLLKNTGCAKCYSYSHHEVLKCNDDTCIRVDTVMKELEKVSGKRLLYMGNHNLLHRPLRSGNCHFSKGFKRCLNIRVDHDLQKVWTLGKGLLYLKYHQRYQGTALSPSELVTSCIVYLDIS